The following coding sequences are from one Primulina eburnea isolate SZY01 chromosome 15, ASM2296580v1, whole genome shotgun sequence window:
- the LOC140814721 gene encoding GPI-anchored protein LLG1-like encodes MGSKESLRFCIFFIVAGLAFASSSYISNEVVEPHGSMGRSLLQQKTTCSVDFEKMNYSVITSQCKGPNYTPERCCMPLKVLLCPVKDQVNDLKSNCADTFFSYVNLYGKYPPGLFASLCKEGEQGLDCQSVEQPPPPKSEGFRGGVRPALLMMIIAGLVMVILS; translated from the exons ATGGGTTCTAAAGAATCCTTGCGTTTCTGTATCTTCTTCATTGTGGCTGGCTTGGCCTTTGCTTCATCATCCTACATTTCaa ATGAAGTAGTCGAGCCTCATGGTTCAATGGGTCGCTCCCTTCTTCAACAGAAAACGA CTTGCTCAGTAGACTTTGAGAAGATGAACTACTCAGTGATCACAAGTCAGTGCAAAGGCCCGAATTACACGCCGGAACGATGCTGCATGCCATTGAAGGTGTTGTTGTGCCCAGTTAAGGATCAAGTGAATGACTTGAAGAGCAATTGTGCCGATACCTTTTTCAGTTATGTGAATCTTTATGGAAAATATCCTCCTGGGCTTTTTGCATCTTTGTGCAAGGAAGGGGAGCAAGGCCTCGATTGCCAGTCCGTGGAGCAACCGCCACCACCGAAAAGCGAGGGTTTCCGTGGTGGTGTTCGGCCCGCTTTGTTGATGATGATAATTGCAGGATTGGTGATGGTTATATTAAGCTAA